A window of Desulfuromonas soudanensis genomic DNA:
TATCGAGGATCGGCAGGCCGAGGATCACCACCGGCACCACCGGACTGACCCGGGAGTCCGGCATCTGGGTGAGATAGACCGCCAGAAATCCGAGCATGAAACCGAGTCCCAGGCTCCCCGTGTCCCCCATGAAGATCCGGGCCGGAAAGAAGTTGTATTTGAGAAAGCCGAGAAGGGCCCCGAGGAGGGCGATGCAGAGCATCGCCGCCGAGGTGTTGCCGTTGTGATAGGCAAGGATGGCAAAGGAGGTCAGGGCGATCACCGAGACCCCGCCGGCCAGTCCGTCGAGGCCGTCGAGGAGATTGATGGCGTTGATCACCCCGACGACGGCGAAGACCGTAAAGGGGACGGCGGCCCAGGGCGGCAGAAGAATCGGCCCTGTTCCGAAGAGGTTTCCGAGGGTATGGATTTGGAGGCCGCCGACGAAGACGGTCACCAGGCAGGCGACGATCTCGCCGAGAAACTTGCGCCTGGCGGTGAGGCCGGAGATGTCGTCGATGAGCCCGGTGCTGAAGATCACCAGCCCCCCGGCGAGGATCCCCCGGACCGGAGGGAGCAGATCGACATAAACCAGGCAGGAAAGGAGGAAGGCGACAAAAATGGCGATGCCGCCGATGCGCGGAATCGCCACCGTATGCACCTTGCGGGCGTCGGGCTGATCGACGTTGCCGCTCTCCAGCGCCCAGCGGCGCAGCGGCGGCACCATGATCAGCGCCGCAAAGAGCGCCGTCATGAAAATGTAACAGCTCTGGATCGGATCCAACGGGTTCCCCTTGCAGGATAAAACAACAACATTTCAACAAGCGGTGAATCTTACGATTTACGGAACCGAAGATCAATCAAGTTGTTAATTTAATTAAGGGACAGCTTCTCCCTTCTCCCTTCAGCCTCTCACCCGATCAACATTCTTCAGAAACCAGGCATAGGTCTCCTCCACCCCCTGGCGCAGGGACACCTTCGCCTCCCAGCCGAGAGCCTTCATGGCCGAGACGTCGAGGAGCTTGCGCGGCGCCCCGTCGGGCTTGCTGGCGTCGAAGGTCAGTCTCCCGCCGTAGCCGACCACCTCCCGGACCGTTTCGGCCAGCTGCCGGATGGAGACCTCGACCCCGCTGCCGAGGTTGACGAAGCAGGGCCTGGGATAACGCAGGAGGTGCTCGGCGAGGGTCGACTCGTCGAGATTCATCACGAAGAGAGAGCCGTCGGCCATCTCGTCGATGTAGAGAAACTCCCGCAGCGGCCTGCCGCTCCCCCAGACAATCACCTCAGGGGCTCCGGCGAGACGGGCCTCATGAAAGCGGCGGATGAGGGCGGGGAGAACATGGGAATTTTCCGGGTGAAAGTTGTCGCCGGGGCCGTAGAGGTTGGTCGGCATCACCGCCACGAAGCATGTGCCGTACTGGCGGTTGTAGGCCTCGCACATCTTGAGTCCGGCGATCTTGGCGATGGCGTACGGCTCGTTGGTCGGTTCAAGTTCGCCGGTGAGGAGGTCGGTCTCCTGCATCGGCTGCGGGGCGAGGCGCGGATAGATGCAGGAGGAGCCGAGAAAAAGGAGACGCCTGACGCCGGCGAGGTAAGCGCTGTGGATGACGTTTGCCTGAATCGTCAGGTTCTCGTAGAGAAACTCCGCCGGGTAGGTGTTGTTGGCGTGAATCCCCCCCACCTTGGCCGCGGCGAGAAAGACGTACTCAGGGCGCTCGGCGGCGAAAAAGGCCCGTACCGCCCCCTGGTCGAGGAGGTCGAGCTCGGCCCGGGTCCGCAGGAGGAGATTGTCGTAGCCTTCAGCCCTGAGGCGGGCGACGATGGCCGAACCAGCCAGGCCGCCGTGACCGGCGACAAAGATTTTCGCACTCTTTTCCATGAAATTCATCGCCCTCTCCCGGGTTTCGAGGTCCTTTGGCGGTAGACGATTTTATTCATGGTAGTCGAAGGCCTTGAAGCCGTGAGTCTTGCACAGCTCGTCCCGCTGGGCATCCTCCAGATCGGAAAGGACCATTTCCGAGACGAGCTCGGCAAAGGTGGTCTTCGGTTGCCAGCCGAGTTTCTCCCGGGCCTTGGTCGGATCCCCGAGGAGCGTTTCCACCTCCGTCGGCCGGAAATACCGCGGATCGACGCGGACGACGGTTTTCCCCGCCAGGGCGCGGGCGCTCTCCGGAGCTCTCTTTTCGTCCACCGTCGCCACGATACCGATCTCGTCGACCCCCTCCCCTTCCCAGCGCAGGGCGAGCCCCAGCTCGGCCACGGCGGCATTGACGAAATCGCGCACCGAATACTGCACGCCGCTGGCGATGACGAAGTCCTCCGGCGCCTCCTGCTGCAGCATCAACCACTGGGCCTCGACATAATCCCGGGCGTGCCCCCAGTCGCGCAGAGCGTTCATGTTGCCGAGGTAGAGGCAGTCCTGCAGGCCAAGGACCATGCGGGCCACGGCCCGGGTAATCTTGCGGGTGACGAAGGTCTCGCCGCGCACCGGCGATTCATGGTTGAAGAGGATGCCGTTGCAGGCAAAAAGGCCGTAGGCCTCGCGGTAATTGACGGTGATCCAGAACCCGTACATCTTGGCCACGGCGTAGGGCGAGCGGGGGTAAAAGGGGGTCGTCTCCTTCTGCGGGGTCTCCTGCACCAGCCCGTAGAGTTCCGAGGTCGACGCCTGGTAGAAGCGGGTCTTCTTTTCCAGACCGAGAATGCGGATCGCCTCGAGAATGCGCAGGGTGCCGATGCCGTCGGCATTGGCGGTGTATTCGGGAGTCTCGAAGGAGACCGCCACGTGCGACATCGCCGCGAGGTTGTAGATCTCGTCGGGCTGCACCTGCTGGATGATGCGGATCAGGTTGGTCGAGTCCGTGAGGTCGCCGTAGTGGAGGACGAGGTTGCGGTTCTCGACGTGCGGATCCTGATAGAGGTGGTCGATGCGGTCGGTATTGAACAGGGAGGCACGGCGCTTGATGCCATGGACGATGTATCCCTTTTTCAGCAGGAATTCGGCGAGATAGGCACCATCCTGGCCGGTGATGCCGGTGATCAGGGCGACTTTGGGGGACATGGAAAACTCCTTTGGTTGGGTGCGAGGAGGAGACAACTTAGTATAAAAAATCCGTCACAAAATAAAAAGAGAACGTAGGTGGCTTCCGCACCGGTCTATCTCTGCGCCCTCAACCTTGAGGACCTGACCCGAGACCTTACCCTGCCTCACGCGACGCCGCAACGACGCAACGCTTAAGGATCTAAAATAGGAACAAAGGTTTTCGTCGCGTCGTCGCGGGAAACAAGCCTTTGATCGGCCCTGTTGTAGGGATACCCTTGCGGGTATCCTTTCCGGGTTATCGGTTTTTCCTCAGGCCCTCAACCGTTCTGCGTCAAGTCCCATGGCCGCAGCGATCTTTTTCAGCGTGACGGTCCGCAAGCGCGCATCGGGACGCTCAAATTTGGCGATAGCTGCCTGCGATACGCCCAGGCGGATGGCCAACTCTTCCTGAGTGATGCCGAGATGTTCCCTCCATGCCTTGATAAGCGGTTCATCGCGCAGGATGTGCGCCTCGACAACCTCCTGGGGGATGCCGCCGGCGCGGGCCTTTTCGGCTTCCAGCAGGGGTTGGACTCGTTTCCATTCCTCCCAGGGGACGAGGACAAAGGCGGGGTGTCCGCAATGTTCGATGGTTTGATACTCAATAGGTTTGCTCATCACGCTTTTTCACCTCCTCGATGCTGAGGATGCTGACTTCCTCGAAGACGTTGAACAACACACGTTAGTGTCCCGTTTGGTTAGTCCATTCAGATAATTCTGAGGCATTTTGGTCGCTGCCAAGGCGGGTCGACGCAGGCCTAGCCAGGCTTAAGCCGAGGAGACCCAACGCAGGGAGCGGCCAAAAGGACCAGAATTAATGGACGGAATTAACCAATCGGGACACTGGTTCCCGACCCGCAACCGATGGGTATATTCGTGGTTCGCCAACGATTTGATGTTGGGACAGGCCGGAAAGGCAGCCAACCCCCGCGTTGCGGCAAGGATCCGTTCCTGAGCCGAGCGGTCGCCGATCTTTTTGAGATGTTTGAGTGCCTTGGGTTGCCAGATGACGTTCATCATAGAAACATTACAACCTCGTATAACCTATTGTCAATGGCTTAGGTTGTGCCTTCCCTCAAAAAGATCTCTCCAGGACAGTCAACGGTCGAAGAAGGAAGCCTGAGTCGGTGACTTTTCAACAGGTTGTGAGAAGATGTGGTACGGCAAGGTTGATCTCCTTACAGAACAGCACCATATTGCTCTACTGAACCCAGGAAGTTGACACCACTATGGTTGTACGGGTCCGACCCGGCAGTCACCACGGGTCCGACCCGGCAGTCACCACGGGTCCGACCCGGCAGTCACCCTCCCCTGGCGCTCCTCCACGCCTTGCGAGACGTGTCAGGTAATGCTAGTATTACCAAAAGGAGGTCAACCGATGACAACTGCGACGAGTAAAATCACATCCAAATATCAAGCGACCATTCCGGAACCGGTTCGAAAAGTCCTGCACTTGAAAGCTGGGGACGCCATTGCCTTTGACATCGAAGACGACCAAATCCGGATCAGGAAGGCAAGGCCCCTGGATCTGGTCTTTGCGGAGGCTCTTGAAGGGACGCTGACCGAATGGGACTCGGCCGCCGATGAAGAGGCGTATCGTGAGCTATAATGCCTTCGATGTCGTCGTTGTCCCCTTTCCCTTTACGGACAAAGCTACAACCAAGCACAGACCGGCATTGATTCTCTCCGATGCTCAGACCTTTAATCAGCAGGTTGGCCAGGCCGTCATGGCGATGATTACAAGTGCCAAAAATTCGGATTGGCCGCTCGATATTGAGATCCGGGATCTGGATTCCGCCGGCCTCCCCTCACCTTCGATGATTCGGATGAAACTGTTCACCCTGGACGAAAAGTTGATTATCAGAAAAACCGGGGAACTCGCCGGCCCGGATCAGGCCAAAGTCATAGCGGCGCTGCGCCAGCTGCTTCCCTGCCTTTCGGCCCGGCAAGAGTAGGGCAAAGCACGCGACGCCGCAACGCTTCAGGATCTGAACCAGGATCAGAGGTTTTCGTCGCGTCGTCGCGTGAAACAAGCCTTTGATCGGCCCTGGGGACTCATCGGGAACACGGCCAGGCAAGCACGGCAAGACCCTTGCCATGTACTGGAGGAGGGTGTCAGGGAGCAGCAAGAGAAGCCTTCAAACGGGACATCTCCGCATGTAACTGTGGTAGTTCCAGCCGCACAGCATCCCACACAATCCGTTGGTCGACACCAAAGTATTCATGTACGATGAAATTACGAAAATCTTTGATCAGACGCCATTGAATGGATGGAAACGCGGTCTTGACCGGTTCCGGGATATGCGCGATGGCTTCACCGATCACGATGAATTCACGCAGGGTTGCAGAATAGGTTTTGCGATCCGTGCAGAAAAAGTCGTAGTCGATACCACGCGTAAAATCTTCAATCGCACAGATCGACTCCAGGATGTCATCCAGGTAGAGAGAGACATCCCGTTCAAACATAATGGATATCTTTCATGATCTGAGCCCTGACAAGGGGCTTGAGACTCGTTTCCGTGGCAAGATCAATCTTGTGCGGCAAAGCGTCCTGCAGATAGTGGAGCAATCCGAAAAAACTGCGAAATTGGTTCGGGCTGTCCAGGCTGACGATGACATCGACATCACTTCCCGGAACCATCTCGCCACGGGCAGCACTCCCTGCGAGTCCGAGGCGGGTCACACCGAAGCGCTCGGCCATTTCCGCCTTATTATCCTGCATAAACTTCAGAATTTCTTCACGTGTCATCATGTACCTCCTCAACCAAGGATTTAAGAAGAGAATACAATAGCTTCCATCGAGTGCAAAGAGTTATCTCTGCAACAGGAGCCGGTTGCCTTGCTCGCCAATGTCGCCTGCAATCGTGCCATCACCTCGCGTAATTCCACACACCGCTCTGCGCGTTCAGCAAGTCGGCGTACTGCCGCGCTCATCGTGACCACATCCCGGCCGAACCAGCCACCAACATCCGTCAGAGTCGCCGCCCCGGACTGCACGGCCAGCCATCCCATCATTGCACGGGCCAAGGCCAGAGAATGTCTCTGACTCCGTGTCCCAAGCGCATCCAGCGTACAGTCAAATTCCTCCAGCACCAACTCTTGCAGGCGCTCTACATCGACACGTGGACAAAACACCCCCTCAACCTGGGTCAGCACATTTTCGGCAAATCGGTCGTCACCGAGGAGACGGTTTGCATGGCTCCCGTTCTGAAACTCCTTGCGGAAACCTTCTTCACTGCCAGCCGACATAAACGCAGCATAGACCAACCGAGCCTGCGCCAGGCTGGGCTGAAATTGCGCCAGCACCAACTCTGTCGTCAACCAGGGCAGCAGTTCCTCCCCCAGATAAGCCCGATGACTGCTCCAGCAATAGTCAGCAGGCATCATCACCATCCCGACGCGGACGGGGTTGTAATGAAGGTAACGAACGAGTTGTAGCAGGTAAGCATCCGCATCCACCAGAATCGCCTTGTACCTTCCCTGGAACAGGTGTCCCGTCCGGCCCAGGCGAACATTCATCCAACGGGTGAATCGGAAAGCCAGGTTTTGCATGCCTTTTGACAAAGGAACCTGACCGACCTGCAGGGCCATATGGATGTGATTGTGCATGAGGCAGAAGGCATGAACGCGGTAGCCAAAGCGACAGGTTCCTTCTTGAAGGAGAAGGAAAAATCGCGTTCGGTCTTCATCTGTAGAGAAGACGGGCTGGCCTGCGTTGCCGCGGAAAATCACGTGATACACGGCGCCGGGGAAATGTATTCTTGGTTTACGTGCCATGGGGGGATGATAACAACTGGGCGCAATGTGTCAAGGTAGGAAGCCTGACCCCGCGCCCTTTACGGACAAAGCTACAACCAAGCGCAGACCGGCATTGATTCTCTCCGATGCTCAGACCTTTAATCAGCGGGTTGGCCAGGCCGTCATGGCGATGATTACAAGTGCCAAAAATTCGGATTGGCCGCTCGATATTGAGATCCGGGATCTGGATTACGCCGGCCTCCCCTCACCTTCGATGATTCGGATGAAACTGTTCACCCTGGACGAAAAGTTGATTATCAGAAAAACCGGGGAACTCGCCGGCCCGGATCAGGCCAAAGTCATAGCGGCGCTGCGCCAGCTGCTTCCCTGCCTGTCGGCCCGGCAAGAGTAAGGCAAAGCACGCGACGCCGCAACGCTTCAGGATCTGAACCAGGAGCAGAGGTTTTCGTCGCGTCGTCGCGTCGTCGCGTGAAACAAGCCTTTGATCGGCCTTGGGATTAAACC
This region includes:
- a CDS encoding GDP-L-fucose synthase family protein yields the protein MEKSAKIFVAGHGGLAGSAIVARLRAEGYDNLLLRTRAELDLLDQGAVRAFFAAERPEYVFLAAAKVGGIHANNTYPAEFLYENLTIQANVIHSAYLAGVRRLLFLGSSCIYPRLAPQPMQETDLLTGELEPTNEPYAIAKIAGLKMCEAYNRQYGTCFVAVMPTNLYGPGDNFHPENSHVLPALIRRFHEARLAGAPEVIVWGSGRPLREFLYIDEMADGSLFVMNLDESTLAEHLLRYPRPCFVNLGSGVEVSIRQLAETVREVVGYGGRLTFDASKPDGAPRKLLDVSAMKALGWEAKVSLRQGVEETYAWFLKNVDRVRG
- the gmd gene encoding GDP-mannose 4,6-dehydratase, encoding MSPKVALITGITGQDGAYLAEFLLKKGYIVHGIKRRASLFNTDRIDHLYQDPHVENRNLVLHYGDLTDSTNLIRIIQQVQPDEIYNLAAMSHVAVSFETPEYTANADGIGTLRILEAIRILGLEKKTRFYQASTSELYGLVQETPQKETTPFYPRSPYAVAKMYGFWITVNYREAYGLFACNGILFNHESPVRGETFVTRKITRAVARMVLGLQDCLYLGNMNALRDWGHARDYVEAQWLMLQQEAPEDFVIASGVQYSVRDFVNAAVAELGLALRWEGEGVDEIGIVATVDEKRAPESARALAGKTVVRVDPRYFRPTEVETLLGDPTKAREKLGWQPKTTFAELVSEMVLSDLEDAQRDELCKTHGFKAFDYHE
- a CDS encoding helix-turn-helix domain-containing protein codes for the protein MSKPIEYQTIEHCGHPAFVLVPWEEWKRVQPLLEAEKARAGGIPQEVVEAHILRDEPLIKAWREHLGITQEELAIRLGVSQAAIAKFERPDARLRTVTLKKIAAAMGLDAERLRA
- a CDS encoding type II toxin-antitoxin system RelE family toxin; translation: MMNVIWQPKALKHLKKIGDRSAQERILAATRGLAAFPACPNIKSLANHEYTHRLRVGNQCPDWLIPSINSGPFGRSLRWVSSA
- a CDS encoding AbrB/MazE/SpoVT family DNA-binding domain-containing protein, which translates into the protein MTTATSKITSKYQATIPEPVRKVLHLKAGDAIAFDIEDDQIRIRKARPLDLVFAEALEGTLTEWDSAADEEAYREL
- a CDS encoding type II toxin-antitoxin system PemK/MazF family toxin; amino-acid sequence: MSYNAFDVVVVPFPFTDKATTKHRPALILSDAQTFNQQVGQAVMAMITSAKNSDWPLDIEIRDLDSAGLPSPSMIRMKLFTLDEKLIIRKTGELAGPDQAKVIAALRQLLPCLSARQE
- a CDS encoding DUF86 domain-containing protein: MFERDVSLYLDDILESICAIEDFTRGIDYDFFCTDRKTYSATLREFIVIGEAIAHIPEPVKTAFPSIQWRLIKDFRNFIVHEYFGVDQRIVWDAVRLELPQLHAEMSRLKASLAAP
- a CDS encoding nucleotidyltransferase family protein — encoded protein: MMTREEILKFMQDNKAEMAERFGVTRLGLAGSAARGEMVPGSDVDVIVSLDSPNQFRSFFGLLHYLQDALPHKIDLATETSLKPLVRAQIMKDIHYV
- a CDS encoding transposase, whose product is MARKPRIHFPGAVYHVIFRGNAGQPVFSTDEDRTRFFLLLQEGTCRFGYRVHAFCLMHNHIHMALQVGQVPLSKGMQNLAFRFTRWMNVRLGRTGHLFQGRYKAILVDADAYLLQLVRYLHYNPVRVGMVMMPADYCWSSHRAYLGEELLPWLTTELVLAQFQPSLAQARLVYAAFMSAGSEEGFRKEFQNGSHANRLLGDDRFAENVLTQVEGVFCPRVDVERLQELVLEEFDCTLDALGTRSQRHSLALARAMMGWLAVQSGAATLTDVGGWFGRDVVTMSAAVRRLAERAERCVELREVMARLQATLASKATGSCCRDNSLHSMEAIVFSS
- a CDS encoding type II toxin-antitoxin system PemK/MazF family toxin → MCQGRKPDPAPFTDKATTKRRPALILSDAQTFNQRVGQAVMAMITSAKNSDWPLDIEIRDLDYAGLPSPSMIRMKLFTLDEKLIIRKTGELAGPDQAKVIAALRQLLPCLSARQE